CCAGGAGTATTATTTTGCGCCGCCGGTTGCAGGATATCGCAGGGAACGCGCAGCGAATCGGCAATGGCGTTGAAGCTCATGAACAGCTAAATCACCTTCTTGGTGTCGTTTATTTCATCCTGTCTGGCCCCACTCATCAACGCCACACTTCCGTGGGCCAGTGAGCAGTAGTCACAGCCGTTAACCAGAGAGACGGCCATGGCGATGAGTCCTTTGGTCTTGCGGTCCAGCCCGCCTTTATCCAGCATGATTTCCTTCTCACGCTGTCAGTTGAGTCCCAGCCATTCCGGGTCCACCGCAGCCTGGGCCTTGAAAAAATTCGGCACCATGCCGAACGCCTGCTGAATCTCTTCGTAAATCTGCTTTGATTTTCCGGTGGCATCTTCTTCGGATAATAGTGCGCTCATACAATGTTTCTCTCTTTGGATGTAACGATCATTATTTATTTCGGTACGTTATTAATCTTTCATGGACATTTTCTTCCAGCTTACGCAGATCTTTGGTGAAATTACGAACACCCTCGGCAAGTTTTTCCACCGCCATGGGATCTTCATTGTGCATCCATCGCATATCCTTTTCCGAGAGAGCATATTTTTTCATTTCCAGCGCTTTTGCCTGAACAGGGTCAAGTTTGCGGACCACGGTGCCTTCCATATTTTCCAGTTCGGCGAGCAGTGTGGGGGAAATGGTCAACAGGTCGCAGCCGGCAAGGGCCAGAATCTGATCGGTATTTCTGAAACTCGCCCCCATAATCCGGGTTTCATAGCCATGATATTTGTAATAGTTATAAATCTTCCGCACCGATTGCACCCCCGGGTCATCGTCTGGGGCATAGGCATCAATGCCTTCTTTAGCTTTATACCAGTCGGTAACCCGGCCAACGAAAGGAGAAATTAGGGTTACCCCAGCTTCAGCGCAGGCGATTGCCTGGGCGAAGCTGAACATCAGCGTCAAATTGCAGTGTATACCCTGCTTTTCAAGGAATTCCGCGGTTCTAATTCCTTCCCAGGTAGAGGCCAGCTTGATAAGAATGCGCTCACGGTCAATGCCAATCTCGGCATACATGTCTATCAGTTCGTTGGCTTTACGGATGCTTCCTTCGGTATTGAAAGACAGCCGCGCATCCACTTCCGTTGACACTCGCCCTGGTACGATGGAGAGAATTTCTCGGCCAAAAAGTACGGCCAGGCGATCCAGGATAAGGACCGTGCGGGCATCTGTTGTGTCTGCCTTGGTGCTCCCGAACGCCACCGCTTCATCAACTAGTTTTTGATACTGCGGTAACTGGGCG
This portion of the Desulfobacterales bacterium genome encodes:
- the tal gene encoding transaldolase, which codes for MSKLEQLKTMTTVVADTGDFDSITAYRPTDATTNPSLVYAAAQLPQYQKLVDEAVAFGSTKADTTDARTVLILDRLAVLFGREILSIVPGRVSTEVDARLSFNTEGSIRKANELIDMYAEIGIDRERILIKLASTWEGIRTAEFLEKQGIHCNLTLMFSFAQAIACAEAGVTLISPFVGRVTDWYKAKEGIDAYAPDDDPGVQSVRKIYNYYKYHGYETRIMGASFRNTDQILALAGCDLLTISPTLLAELENMEGTVVRKLDPVQAKALEMKKYALSEKDMRWMHNEDPMAVEKLAEGVRNFTKDLRKLEENVHERLITYRNK
- a CDS encoding carboxymuconolactone decarboxylase family protein, with protein sequence MLDKGGLDRKTKGLIAMAVSLVNGCDYCSLAHGSVALMSGARQDEINDTKKVI